Proteins encoded together in one Drosophila albomicans strain 15112-1751.03 chromosome 2R, ASM965048v2, whole genome shotgun sequence window:
- the LOC117576586 gene encoding trafficking protein particle complex subunit 1, which yields MTIYNLYIFDKMGTLMHYAEWNRTKKSGITREEEAKLTYGMLFSIKSFVSKISPHDPREGFLYYKTNRYALHYLETPSGLKFVLNTDTAAINVKELLQQLYAKVWVEYVVRDPLWTPGTVVTSELFQNKLDEFVKQSPIFGIRNI from the exons atgacaatatataatctttatatatttgacAAGATGGGCACGCTAATGCATTACGCCGAATGGAATCGTACAAAGAAATCAGGCATTACACGCGAGGAG GAAGCCAAACTAACGTATGGCATGCTTTTTTCCATTAAATCGTTTGTCAGCAAGATATCTCCGCACGATCCACGTGAAGGGTTTCTCTACTACAAAACCAATCGCTACGCTCTGCATTATCTGGAAACGCCCTCAGGATTAAA ATTTGTGCTTAATACCGATACGGCTGCCATCAATGTGAAAGAGCTGCTACAGCAGCTCTACGCCAAAGTCTGGGTGGAGTACGTGGTTCGTGATCCACTGTGGACGCCCGGCACTGTGGTTACCTCAGAGTTGTTCCAAAACAAACTGGATGAGTTTGTCAAGCAATCCCCTATCTTTGgcataagaaatatttaa